The genomic region GTTCGCGCCGCATTTGCGGCAAGCCGCAGCGGCAAGGTTGCGGTCATGGGCGTGCGCTCCATGATCGAAAGCGAAGAGCTCGCGCGCTTTGTCCGGGCCGAGGCCGACCGTCCGGAGGACGTTGCCCTGATCAATGCGTCGGCGATGGTGGAACTGGTGGAAAACGGCGCTTTTCTTCGGCAGCCGGGTGAGACCGGGCAGAAGGTCGCCGCATTCTGCGATGAGATTGCTGCAAGCCACCCGCGCATCGACACGCTGACCCTCTCCAGCACCCATCTGCCATGGCTGCGATCGTTCTTCGAGACCGCGCGTCCAGACTGGCGGTTTCTGGACCCCGCAGACGATGTAATCGCCGCGCTCCCGCAACCCCTGGGCGGTTCAGGCCGCACGGTCGCCCTTGTCACGGAAAGCGACGCCTATCCCGTTTCCGGGTTT from Brucella intermedia LMG 3301 harbors:
- a CDS encoding glutamate racemase encodes the protein MLKHETAPAVENLHDPVAVFDAGIGSYALVELIRRSQPQRDIIYFADRASFPYGAKSRDQLLSIMRHTIRYLTGLGAQTIVLASNAPSVMVLDALKSEFAVPVYGVAPPVRAAFAASRSGKVAVMGVRSMIESEELARFVRAEADRPEDVALINASAMVELVENGAFLRQPGETGQKVAAFCDEIAASHPRIDTLTLSSTHLPWLRSFFETARPDWRFLDPADDVIAALPQPLGGSGRTVALVTESDAYPVSGFRRMLEILQVDLPLTVVDPAFGKPA